The Deltaproteobacteria bacterium genome window below encodes:
- a CDS encoding protein kinase: MAVPSLADAALQRWLRDGERLGDRYRPVRVLGQGGMGVVVHAVDERLGRDVAIKWLRPELARDPSLVTRFTAEAQALARVHHPNVVQILDIAEHGGERAYYVMEFLPGATLSSVQRDEGRLSFAPAYDVLVQTASALAAIHRVGVIHRDVKPSNLQCLELAKDSWHVKLIDFGIAIASGGPRMTRPGELVGTLPYMAPEQFAGTTIDARTDVYGWGVLALELLCGVSPMELMGPESLAGAPLRAAAAPALARARVQLQVRGIVQRCLETQPDDRWQGMDEVHAQLRALDDGGAPTLIFQRVPSRSTEIVTPEPATAVMRPGTVSTAPTLDHGAIAASSGTNLPPASSSQLGAVAQPEPAPASSSAMPVRTEVAAAQSQLARRPLAVAPRRGGLGVAGVAVIMVTAAILVGLGAGLWRRHQRAQQPRGVVPPPAEASSPASVSPPTPAGAASTSAEPAQNADAVPRP; the protein is encoded by the coding sequence GTGGCGGTGCCCTCGTTGGCCGACGCCGCGCTGCAGCGGTGGCTGCGCGACGGTGAACGCCTCGGCGATCGCTACCGACCGGTGCGGGTGCTGGGGCAGGGCGGCATGGGCGTGGTCGTGCATGCGGTCGACGAGCGACTCGGGCGCGACGTCGCGATCAAGTGGCTGCGGCCCGAGCTCGCGCGCGACCCCAGCCTGGTCACGCGCTTCACCGCCGAGGCGCAGGCGCTCGCGCGGGTCCACCACCCCAACGTCGTGCAGATCCTCGACATCGCAGAGCACGGTGGCGAGCGGGCCTACTACGTGATGGAGTTCCTGCCCGGCGCGACGCTCTCGAGCGTGCAGCGCGACGAGGGCCGGCTGTCGTTCGCGCCCGCCTACGACGTGCTCGTGCAGACCGCGTCTGCGCTCGCTGCGATCCACCGCGTGGGCGTGATCCACCGCGACGTGAAGCCCTCGAACCTGCAGTGCCTCGAGCTGGCGAAGGACAGCTGGCACGTGAAGCTCATCGACTTCGGCATCGCGATCGCGTCGGGCGGCCCCCGCATGACGCGGCCGGGCGAGCTGGTCGGCACGCTGCCGTACATGGCGCCCGAGCAGTTCGCGGGCACCACGATCGACGCGCGCACGGATGTCTACGGCTGGGGCGTGCTGGCGCTCGAGCTGCTGTGCGGGGTCTCGCCGATGGAGCTGATGGGCCCCGAGTCCCTCGCGGGTGCGCCGCTGCGTGCTGCGGCGGCGCCGGCCCTGGCGCGCGCGCGCGTGCAGCTGCAGGTCCGCGGCATCGTGCAGCGCTGCCTCGAGACCCAGCCCGACGATCGCTGGCAGGGGATGGACGAGGTGCACGCGCAGCTGCGGGCGCTCGACGACGGTGGCGCGCCGACGCTGATCTTCCAGCGGGTGCCCTCGCGGTCGACCGAGATCGTCACGCCCGAGCCCGCGACGGCGGTGATGCGGCCCGGCACCGTGAGCACCGCGCCGACGCTCGACCACGGCGCGATCGCGGCGTCGTCGGGCACGAACCTTCCCCCCGCGTCGTCCTCGCAGCTCGGCGCGGTGGCGCAACCCGAGCCGGCCCCGGCGTCGTCGAGCGCGATGCCGGTGCGCACGGAGGTCGCGGCTGCACAGTCGCAGCTGGCTCGCCGCCCGCTCGCGGTTGCGCCGCGACGCGGTGGGCTCGGCGTTGCCGGGGTGGCCGTCATCATGGTCACCGCCGCGATCCTCGTGGGGCTCGGCGCGGGGTTGTGGCGACGCCATCAACGCGCCCAGCAGCCGCGGGGCGTGGTCCCGCCGCCGGCGGAGGCGTCGTCACCCGCGTCGGTGTCGCCGCCGACGCCGGCAGGCGCGGCCTCGACGTCGGCCGAGCCGGCGCAAAACGCCGACGCCGTGCCGCGACCGTGA
- a CDS encoding trypsin-like serine protease has protein sequence MPTANGPQQPTPTVTTPCSRVPAIAALLALASACAPEPSAVQVDRIFNGTDLTERNGSVVIRLKKTAKELEADPTKAYWYCSGALVAENCVVTASHCVRGDVDRLKKDGDVWHPDASNNWPAGGNNAGRPKPKDGETVSEIIAVADRGNNNHQDLAVLKLKSALPGPTLAVGTTHPKASDKFKGLVLGNGSTETGAYGHRSLELQVFSEVADPKLEGWSYLYLFDPATWKEVDDKKRKKIAPGDSGGPVLYDGKIIAVVSRGFTPDAPENQRVSMAASVIAPEAQKWLSAQIKEVCGDGGGTSTGGEESSGGATTGGYGDDGTTGSWSESGGWSGTTGCFDGSGCSGTAGSDSVGSFSTTGGEGTGYGSGETGHTSAVSGPSSGETGSTSSASIGDTGELSGATTGFTGGWSTGWTSSSTGAASVAHDADGEDWTASEPWPQSDLGVATTTDTSGGSSEESGDTDLDDVPEPIACVAHLELADELPATSSCDAAQLPGD, from the coding sequence ATGCCCACGGCGAACGGACCCCAGCAACCGACCCCCACGGTCACGACTCCCTGTTCGCGCGTACCTGCGATCGCGGCCCTGCTCGCGCTCGCGAGCGCGTGTGCGCCCGAGCCCTCCGCGGTGCAGGTCGATCGCATCTTCAACGGCACGGATCTCACCGAGCGCAACGGCAGCGTCGTCATCCGGCTGAAGAAGACCGCCAAGGAGCTCGAGGCCGATCCGACCAAGGCGTACTGGTACTGCAGCGGCGCGCTGGTGGCGGAGAACTGCGTCGTGACGGCCTCGCACTGCGTCCGTGGCGATGTCGACCGCCTGAAGAAGGACGGCGACGTGTGGCACCCCGACGCGTCGAACAACTGGCCCGCCGGGGGCAACAACGCCGGGCGTCCCAAGCCGAAGGACGGCGAGACCGTGTCCGAGATCATCGCGGTCGCCGACCGCGGCAACAACAACCATCAGGACCTCGCGGTCCTCAAGCTGAAGTCCGCGCTGCCCGGACCCACGCTCGCGGTCGGCACCACCCACCCCAAGGCCTCCGACAAGTTCAAGGGCCTCGTGCTCGGCAACGGATCGACCGAGACGGGTGCGTATGGCCATCGCTCGCTCGAGCTGCAGGTCTTCTCCGAGGTCGCCGACCCCAAGCTCGAGGGCTGGTCGTACTTGTACCTGTTCGATCCCGCGACGTGGAAGGAGGTCGACGACAAGAAGCGCAAGAAGATCGCGCCCGGTGACTCGGGCGGGCCGGTGCTGTACGACGGCAAGATCATCGCGGTCGTGAGCCGCGGCTTCACACCCGACGCGCCCGAGAACCAGCGCGTGTCGATGGCGGCCAGCGTGATCGCCCCCGAGGCACAGAAGTGGTTGAGCGCGCAGATCAAGGAGGTCTGCGGCGACGGTGGTGGCACCTCGACCGGCGGCGAGGAGTCCAGCGGTGGGGCCACCACGGGTGGGTACGGCGACGACGGGACGACCGGCAGTTGGTCGGAGAGCGGCGGATGGTCGGGAACCACCGGATGCTTCGACGGCAGCGGATGCTCGGGGACCGCCGGCAGCGACAGCGTCGGATCGTTCTCCACCACCGGCGGCGAGGGTACCGGTTACGGCTCGGGCGAGACGGGCCACACGTCGGCGGTCTCGGGGCCGAGCTCGGGCGAGACCGGCTCCACCTCGAGCGCATCGATCGGTGACACCGGCGAGCTGTCGGGCGCGACGACAGGTTTCACGGGCGGTTGGAGCACCGGCTGGACCAGCTCGAGCACGGGTGCTGCCAGCGTCGCCCACGACGCGGACGGCGAGGACTGGACCGCGAGCGAGCCGTGGCCGCAGTCCGACCTCGGCGTCGCCACCACGACCGACACCAGCGGCGGGTCCTCCGAGGAAAGCGGCGACACCGACCTCGACGACGTACCCGAACCGATCGCATGCGTCGCACACCTCGAGCTCGCGGACGAGCTGCCGGCGACATCGAGCTGCGACGCCGCGCAGCTCCCGGGGGACTGA
- a CDS encoding peptidoglycan DD-metalloendopeptidase family protein, whose protein sequence is MPIRARACLLAAPLLFAPTLANATPPLRLPWTCDEVHHVTNGHHTNTHTGMDAYAWDFGLAVGTEVRAPADGVVRMVKMDSSQGGCNSAYANDANYVVIAFADGTEALHMHLQHNSSPLHVGDVVEQGDLVGKVGLTGWVCGAHLHFQIQHDCGSWWCQSIAAEFVEFGDPDEDVDMASNNCPATEPCAAVLDGTETVVDDGDASCFTRQSSWFWPVDGGIGDGHMYTWANDASTADSIGTWNFAVDVEGPYRVEVHVPGSDASSQQARYELHTGAAVIDLGTVDQSTGAAWVDLGVHELVAGDEHWVRLADNTGEARDLDRKLAFDAIRLSYAPAPEGEGSSSSTGSDDGGGESGSGGASSPGPGDGETGDASETAGGSTGGVSGAADEPPRSEHGGCGIAPSRSIHPLALALLLGLGRRRRR, encoded by the coding sequence ATGCCCATCCGCGCCCGCGCCTGCCTGCTCGCCGCGCCCCTGCTCTTCGCGCCCACGCTGGCCAACGCGACGCCCCCGCTGCGCCTGCCATGGACCTGTGACGAGGTGCATCACGTCACCAACGGTCACCACACGAACACGCACACCGGCATGGACGCGTACGCGTGGGACTTCGGGCTCGCGGTGGGCACCGAGGTCCGCGCCCCCGCCGACGGCGTGGTGCGCATGGTCAAGATGGACTCGAGCCAAGGCGGCTGCAACAGCGCCTACGCCAACGACGCCAACTACGTCGTCATCGCGTTTGCCGACGGCACCGAGGCGCTGCACATGCACCTGCAGCACAACAGCTCGCCGCTGCACGTCGGCGACGTCGTCGAGCAGGGCGACCTGGTCGGCAAGGTCGGCCTGACCGGCTGGGTCTGCGGCGCGCATCTGCACTTCCAGATCCAGCACGACTGCGGCTCGTGGTGGTGCCAGAGCATCGCTGCGGAGTTCGTCGAGTTCGGCGATCCCGACGAGGACGTCGACATGGCCAGCAACAACTGCCCGGCGACCGAGCCCTGCGCCGCGGTGTTGGACGGCACCGAGACCGTGGTCGACGACGGCGATGCCAGCTGCTTCACGCGGCAGTCGAGCTGGTTCTGGCCGGTCGACGGTGGCATCGGCGATGGCCACATGTACACGTGGGCGAATGATGCGAGCACGGCCGACAGCATCGGCACGTGGAACTTCGCGGTCGACGTCGAGGGGCCGTACCGCGTCGAGGTGCACGTGCCGGGCTCCGACGCGAGCAGCCAGCAGGCCCGCTACGAGCTGCACACCGGCGCCGCGGTGATCGATCTCGGCACCGTCGATCAATCGACGGGGGCCGCGTGGGTCGACCTCGGCGTGCACGAGCTCGTCGCCGGTGACGAGCACTGGGTGCGCCTGGCCGACAACACCGGCGAGGCCCGCGACCTCGATCGCAAGCTCGCCTTCGACGCGATCCGGCTGTCGTATGCACCCGCGCCCGAGGGCGAGGGCAGCAGCAGCTCGACCGGCAGCGACGACGGCGGTGGCGAGTCCGGCAGTGGCGGCGCATCGAGCCCGGGGCCCGGTGACGGCGAGACCGGCGATGCCTCCGAGACCGCCGGCGGCAGCACGGGCGGAGTCTCTGGGGCCGCCGACGAGCCACCGCGCAGCGAGCACGGCGGCTGCGGCATCGCGCCGTCGCGATCGATCCACCCGCTCGCGCTCGCGCTGCTGCTCGGGCTGGGTCGACGGCGCCGCCGCTAG
- a CDS encoding DUF1501 domain-containing protein — MDRRRFLELASITGLGFAAAPLFGHAEVGHDLRGPTTANLGDEDDYQGPLLVMVQAHGGWDPTLLCDPKPGLNNSYGAGDVRTAGNLAFAPLSGATALFEAHYSRTVFINGVDTSTNAHDAGQRFCASGRLGEGHPCLAGLYAGQFAPQRPMSFISFGTYDRTGGLVAPTRNGNPDMLAELSYPDRMAAADPNSATYHTDTTHALIRLAREKRSARAADENRLPRYIHAIESLRVARQGSAALERLEAVLPEPSGDPLLRQAQLVVAAYKAGVGVAGNLFHSNFDTHSDHDNQQSARMNELLGLVKFLWDEAERQQVADRLTVLIGSDFGRTPNYNGNMGKDHWSITSMIAMGAGVNGNRMVGVTDDGHNAVALDPLTGMPAADAAAGIKITPAHVHRGMRRALGLTDTAVDHQFPIALDDEFDPIG, encoded by the coding sequence ATGGACCGCCGACGTTTTCTCGAGCTCGCTTCGATCACCGGCCTCGGCTTTGCCGCGGCGCCCCTGTTCGGTCACGCCGAGGTCGGCCACGACCTGCGCGGGCCCACCACCGCCAACCTCGGCGACGAGGACGACTACCAGGGCCCGCTGCTGGTGATGGTCCAGGCCCACGGCGGCTGGGATCCGACGCTGCTGTGCGATCCCAAGCCCGGCCTCAACAACAGCTACGGCGCCGGCGACGTGCGGACCGCCGGCAACCTCGCGTTCGCGCCGCTGTCCGGGGCAACCGCGCTGTTCGAGGCCCACTACAGCCGCACGGTGTTCATCAACGGCGTCGACACCTCGACCAACGCCCATGACGCCGGGCAGCGCTTCTGCGCCAGCGGTCGACTCGGCGAGGGCCATCCGTGCCTCGCCGGGCTCTACGCGGGTCAGTTCGCGCCGCAGCGGCCGATGTCGTTCATCAGCTTCGGCACCTACGACCGCACCGGTGGCTTGGTCGCGCCGACCCGCAACGGCAACCCCGACATGCTCGCCGAGCTGTCGTATCCCGACCGCATGGCCGCGGCCGATCCGAACAGCGCGACGTACCACACCGACACCACGCACGCGCTCATCCGTCTCGCCCGTGAGAAGCGCAGCGCACGGGCGGCAGACGAGAACCGCCTGCCGCGATACATCCACGCCATCGAGAGCCTCCGCGTCGCGAGGCAGGGCTCGGCCGCGCTCGAGCGCCTCGAGGCGGTGCTGCCGGAGCCCAGCGGCGATCCGCTGCTGCGCCAGGCCCAGCTGGTGGTCGCGGCCTACAAGGCTGGCGTCGGCGTGGCCGGCAACCTGTTCCACAGCAACTTCGACACCCACAGCGATCACGACAACCAGCAGAGTGCACGGATGAACGAGCTGCTGGGCCTGGTGAAGTTCCTGTGGGACGAGGCCGAGCGCCAGCAGGTCGCCGATCGCCTGACGGTGCTCATCGGCTCCGACTTCGGCCGCACGCCCAACTACAACGGCAACATGGGCAAGGATCACTGGTCCATCACCAGCATGATCGCCATGGGTGCCGGCGTGAACGGCAACCGCATGGTCGGCGTCACCGACGATGGCCACAACGCCGTCGCGCTCGACCCCCTGACGGGCATGCCAGCCGCCGACGCCGCAGCCGGCATCAAGATCACGCCCGCCCACGTTCACCGCGGCATGCGTCGCGCGCTCGGCCTCACCGACACCGCCGTCGATCACCAATTCCCGATCGCGCTGGACGACGAGTTCGATCCCATCGGCTAG
- a CDS encoding VWA domain-containing protein, with product MDEFDRRCNFVRWCGCIGAGALLLACPTREPSGGGEADATGSSGIVVTGADASGPKLDLGADTGVDGGVGEGGTGCDSELFGSAAVPPNVLIVLDRSGSMQDEIGGGTKWDIARQAIDDLTAAHATDVRWGLMLFPGLDQSCNDGAECTAGTVFIDPAEDTAAMISSFLDAADTCMFGTPIAENLDALVDYAGLEDTEHDNYILLVTDGMATCNDPVPSVTTLRMEDPEIQTFVVGFGSDVDPDQLDAMAQAGGTALPGDPKYYQADDANALEMAFADIAGSVLSCVFVLDEVPPDPEELYAFFDMMQVPRDPTHTNGWDYDPTTNTVTFYGAACDSIKNDAVETVNLVFGCPELPPAG from the coding sequence ATGGACGAGTTCGATCGACGCTGCAACTTCGTGCGCTGGTGCGGTTGCATCGGGGCGGGGGCGTTGTTGCTCGCCTGCCCCACGCGGGAGCCGAGCGGCGGCGGCGAAGCCGATGCCACCGGCAGCTCTGGCATCGTCGTCACCGGCGCCGACGCGAGCGGGCCCAAGCTCGATCTGGGGGCCGATACCGGCGTCGACGGTGGCGTCGGCGAGGGCGGCACCGGCTGCGACAGCGAGCTGTTCGGCAGCGCGGCGGTGCCCCCCAATGTACTCATCGTGCTCGATCGCTCCGGCAGCATGCAGGACGAGATCGGCGGCGGCACCAAGTGGGACATCGCGCGTCAGGCCATCGACGATCTCACCGCCGCCCATGCGACCGACGTGCGCTGGGGCCTGATGCTGTTCCCCGGCCTCGATCAGAGCTGCAACGACGGCGCCGAGTGTACCGCCGGCACGGTGTTCATCGACCCTGCCGAAGACACTGCGGCGATGATCTCGAGCTTCCTCGATGCCGCCGATACCTGCATGTTCGGCACGCCGATCGCCGAGAACCTCGACGCGTTGGTCGACTATGCCGGGCTCGAGGACACCGAACACGACAACTACATCCTGCTCGTCACCGATGGCATGGCCACGTGCAACGACCCGGTACCATCGGTGACGACGCTGCGCATGGAAGACCCCGAGATCCAGACCTTCGTGGTCGGCTTCGGCTCCGACGTCGACCCCGACCAGCTCGACGCGATGGCGCAGGCCGGTGGCACCGCGCTGCCGGGCGATCCGAAGTACTACCAGGCCGACGATGCCAACGCCCTCGAGATGGCCTTCGCCGACATCGCAGGCAGCGTGCTCTCGTGCGTGTTCGTGCTCGACGAGGTCCCGCCCGATCCCGAGGAGCTCTACGCGTTCTTCGACATGATGCAGGTGCCGCGCGACCCCACCCACACCAACGGCTGGGACTACGATCCCACCACCAACACCGTGACGTTCTACGGCGCTGCGTGTGACAGCATCAAGAACGACGCGGTCGAGACCGTGAACCTCGTGTTCGGCTGTCCCGAGCTGCCGCCGGCGGGTTGA
- the rpoC gene encoding DNA-directed RNA polymerase subunit beta', protein MRDIFSFFEKPKETAQFNALRISIASPKTIREWTYGEVKNPETINYRTFKPERDGLFCAKIFGPIKDYECLCGKYKRMKHRGVVCEKCGVEVIHSKVRRERAGHIDLATPVAHIWFLKSLPSRIGNVLDIPLSKLEKVLYCEAYIVIDAKDSGLEERDLLSEERFDQLIDELGPDAFTAGMGAEAIKELLARIDPVVEARSLRTEIATAGSEARRKKAAKRLRVIEAFRNSGNKPEWMMLDVIPVLPPDLRPLVPLDGGRFASSDLNDLYRRVINRNNRLKRLQELAAPEIIIRNEKRMLQEAVDALFDNGRRGKTITGPNKRPLKSLSDMLRGKSGRFRQNLLGKRVDYSGRSVIVVGPELRLHQVGLPKKMALELFKPFIYNKLETRGLVTTIKSAKRMVEREAEEVWDILDEVIKEHPVLLNRAPTLHRLGIQAFEPVLIEGKAIQLHPLVCTAYNADFDGDQMAVHVPLCIEAQMEARVLMMSTNNILSPAHGKPIIVPTQDIVLGLYYMTRERAYARGTVNDPKKDQFIAGHYGSPKEVRMAYDHSALHLQAKIKCRIKPGEDMVETTCGRVLLYEGGIPQQIPFSLMNRSLGKKELNELIDVCYRLCGQKATVLMADYLRSTGYSEATKAGISVCMDDMIIPDIKEKMLGDAFAEVKRISAQYADGLITSGERYNKVIDIWANVAEQIANAMMEKISSEIVKDDRTGESKKMPSFNSIFIMADSGARGSRQQMRQLSGMRGLMAKPSGEIIDQPITTNFREGLTVLQYFISTHGARKGLADTALKTANSGYLTRRLVDVAQEAVITEVDCGTIQGLELEALVEGGEVIERLGDRILGRTVLGGVYRPGTDEVLANEGDVLDEGAVKAIEEAGIQKVKIRSGLTCEALRGMCAKCYGRDLARGNLVDVGEAVGIIAAQSIGEPGTQLTMRTFHIGGVGNVATEQTQLEARFGGKVVFEDFKAVARGEHLIVMNRYSRIILLDEKDRPREQYDLVYGAKLLVKAGDMAKPGQLLSEWDPFSLPILSEVGGTIEYGDIIEGVTMTVRVDELTGHSSMVIQESRDPDARPRIVIRDASGNVATYEGKHEARYFLPVGASFTVHEGQTIEAGDVIARLPRENVKTKDITGGLPRVVELFEARTPKDHAIIAETDGVVSFGKDKGGKRRIIVTPENGDPKEYLVPKGRHVQIREGDRVRAGEKLMDGPANPHDILAVLGEKALARYLLDEIQEVYRLQGVKINDKHIEVIIRQMMRRVRVTDPGDTNFLAEDHVERQVFQYENSRVQMLGGQPATGQALLLGITKASLSTESFISASSFQETTKVLTEAALQGKIDYLRGLKENVIMGRLIPAGTGLGVYDRLTSESDDLTAEELAAEPVARRQTERDLMNIPD, encoded by the coding sequence ATGCGCGACATCTTCAGTTTCTTCGAGAAGCCGAAAGAGACCGCTCAGTTCAACGCGCTGCGCATCAGCATCGCGTCGCCCAAGACGATCCGAGAGTGGACGTACGGCGAGGTCAAGAACCCGGAAACCATCAACTACCGCACGTTCAAGCCCGAGCGTGATGGTCTGTTCTGCGCCAAGATCTTCGGACCCATCAAGGACTACGAGTGCTTGTGCGGCAAGTACAAGCGCATGAAGCACCGCGGGGTCGTGTGCGAGAAGTGCGGCGTCGAGGTCATCCACTCGAAGGTCCGCCGCGAGCGTGCCGGTCACATCGACCTGGCGACCCCGGTCGCGCACATCTGGTTCTTGAAGAGCCTGCCGTCGCGCATCGGCAACGTGCTCGACATCCCGCTGAGCAAGCTCGAGAAGGTCCTCTACTGCGAGGCGTACATCGTCATCGACGCCAAGGACTCCGGGCTCGAGGAGCGCGATCTGCTGAGCGAGGAGCGCTTCGACCAGCTCATCGACGAGCTCGGCCCCGATGCCTTCACCGCCGGCATGGGCGCCGAGGCCATCAAGGAGCTGCTCGCGCGCATCGACCCGGTGGTCGAGGCCCGCTCGCTGCGCACGGAGATCGCCACCGCCGGTAGCGAGGCCCGCCGCAAGAAGGCCGCCAAGCGCCTGCGCGTGATCGAGGCCTTCCGCAACTCGGGCAACAAGCCCGAGTGGATGATGCTCGACGTCATCCCGGTGTTGCCGCCCGATCTGCGCCCGCTGGTGCCGCTCGATGGCGGTCGTTTCGCGTCGAGCGACCTGAACGATCTCTACCGCCGCGTCATCAACCGCAACAACCGCCTCAAGCGGCTGCAGGAGCTGGCGGCGCCCGAGATCATCATCCGCAACGAGAAGCGCATGCTGCAGGAGGCCGTCGACGCGCTGTTCGACAACGGCCGCCGCGGCAAGACCATCACCGGTCCCAACAAGCGCCCGCTCAAGTCGCTGTCGGACATGCTGCGCGGCAAGTCGGGCCGCTTCCGCCAGAACCTGCTGGGCAAGCGCGTCGACTACTCGGGCCGCTCGGTCATCGTGGTCGGCCCGGAGCTGCGCCTCCACCAGGTCGGGCTGCCCAAGAAGATGGCGCTCGAGCTGTTCAAGCCCTTCATCTACAACAAGCTCGAGACCCGCGGGCTCGTCACCACGATCAAGAGCGCCAAGCGCATGGTCGAGCGCGAGGCCGAGGAGGTCTGGGACATCCTCGACGAGGTGATCAAGGAGCACCCGGTGCTGCTCAACCGCGCACCGACCCTCCACCGCCTCGGCATCCAGGCCTTCGAGCCGGTGCTCATCGAGGGCAAGGCCATCCAGCTGCACCCGCTGGTCTGCACCGCTTACAACGCCGACTTCGACGGCGACCAGATGGCCGTGCACGTGCCGCTGTGCATCGAGGCGCAGATGGAAGCCCGCGTGCTGATGATGTCGACCAACAACATCCTCAGCCCTGCGCACGGCAAGCCGATCATCGTGCCCACGCAGGACATCGTGCTCGGGCTCTACTACATGACGCGCGAGCGCGCCTACGCGCGCGGCACGGTGAACGATCCCAAGAAGGACCAGTTCATCGCCGGCCACTACGGCTCGCCCAAGGAAGTGCGCATGGCGTACGACCACAGCGCGCTGCACCTGCAGGCCAAGATCAAGTGCCGCATCAAGCCCGGTGAGGACATGGTCGAGACCACCTGCGGTCGCGTGCTGCTGTACGAAGGCGGCATCCCGCAGCAGATCCCGTTCTCGCTGATGAACCGCTCGCTCGGCAAGAAGGAGCTCAACGAGCTCATCGACGTCTGCTACCGCCTGTGCGGTCAGAAGGCGACGGTGCTGATGGCCGACTACCTGCGCTCGACCGGCTACTCCGAGGCCACCAAGGCCGGCATCTCGGTGTGCATGGACGACATGATCATCCCGGACATCAAGGAGAAGATGCTCGGGGACGCGTTCGCAGAGGTGAAGCGCATCTCGGCGCAGTACGCCGACGGTCTCATCACCTCGGGCGAGCGCTACAACAAGGTCATCGACATCTGGGCCAACGTCGCCGAGCAGATCGCGAACGCGATGATGGAGAAGATTTCGTCGGAGATCGTGAAGGACGATCGCACGGGCGAGAGCAAGAAGATGCCCTCGTTCAACTCGATCTTCATCATGGCCGACTCCGGCGCCCGCGGTTCGCGGCAGCAGATGCGCCAGCTGTCGGGCATGCGTGGTCTGATGGCCAAGCCCTCGGGCGAGATCATCGACCAGCCCATCACGACCAACTTCCGTGAGGGCCTCACGGTGTTGCAGTACTTCATCTCGACCCACGGCGCCCGCAAGGGTCTGGCCGACACCGCGCTCAAGACCGCCAACAGCGGTTACCTGACGCGGCGACTGGTCGACGTGGCGCAGGAGGCCGTCATCACCGAGGTCGACTGCGGCACCATCCAGGGCCTCGAACTCGAGGCGCTGGTCGAAGGTGGCGAGGTCATCGAGCGCCTGGGCGACCGCATCCTCGGTCGCACCGTGCTGGGCGGCGTCTACCGCCCGGGCACCGACGAGGTACTGGCCAACGAGGGCGACGTGCTCGACGAGGGCGCGGTCAAGGCCATCGAGGAGGCCGGCATCCAGAAGGTCAAGATCCGCTCGGGTCTGACCTGCGAGGCGCTGCGCGGCATGTGTGCCAAGTGCTACGGCCGCGACCTGGCGCGCGGCAATCTGGTCGACGTCGGCGAGGCGGTCGGCATCATCGCCGCGCAGTCGATCGGCGAGCCCGGTACGCAGCTGACGATGCGTACCTTCCACATCGGTGGCGTCGGCAACGTCGCAACCGAGCAGACGCAGCTCGAGGCGCGCTTCGGCGGCAAGGTCGTCTTCGAGGACTTCAAGGCGGTCGCACGCGGCGAGCACCTCATCGTCATGAACCGCTACTCGCGGATCATCCTGCTCGACGAGAAGGACCGCCCGCGCGAGCAGTACGACCTGGTGTACGGCGCCAAGCTGCTGGTGAAGGCCGGCGACATGGCCAAGCCCGGTCAGCTACTCAGCGAGTGGGACCCGTTCTCGCTGCCGATCCTCTCCGAGGTCGGCGGTACCATCGAGTACGGCGACATCATCGAAGGCGTGACCATGACGGTCCGCGTCGACGAACTCACCGGCCACTCGAGCATGGTCATCCAGGAGAGCCGCGATCCCGACGCGCGTCCGCGCATCGTCATCCGCGACGCTTCGGGCAACGTCGCCACCTACGAGGGCAAGCACGAGGCCCGCTACTTCCTGCCGGTGGGCGCATCGTTCACCGTGCACGAGGGCCAGACCATCGAGGCCGGCGACGTCATCGCGCGTCTACCCCGCGAGAACGTCAAGACCAAGGACATCACCGGCGGTCTGCCGCGGGTGGTCGAGCTGTTCGAGGCCCGCACACCCAAGGACCACGCGATCATCGCGGAGACCGACGGCGTGGTCAGCTTCGGCAAGGACAAGGGCGGCAAGCGCCGCATCATCGTCACGCCCGAGAACGGCGACCCCAAGGAGTACCTGGTGCCCAAGGGGCGCCACGTGCAGATCCGCGAGGGCGACCGCGTGCGTGCCGGCGAGAAGCTGATGGATGGCCCCGCCAACCCGCACGACATCCTCGCGGTGCTCGGCGAGAAGGCGCTCGCGCGCTACCTGCTCGACGAGATCCAAGAGGTCTATCGACTGCAGGGCGTGAAGATCAACGACAAGCACATCGAGGTCATCATCCGTCAGATGATGCGTCGCGTGCGGGTCACCGATCCGGGCGACACCAACTTCCTGGCCGAGGACCACGTCGAGCGCCAGGTGTTCCAGTACGAGAACAGCCGCGTGCAGATGCTCGGCGGCCAGCCGGCCACCGGTCAGGCGCTGCTGCTCGGCATCACCAAGGCCTCGCTGTCGACCGAGTCGTTCATCTCGGCCTCGTCGTTCCAGGAGACCACCAAGGTGCTCACCGAGGCGGCGTTGCAGGGCAAGATCGACTACCTGCGCGGTCTCAAGGAGAACGTCATCATGGGCCGGCTCATCCCGGCAGGCACCGGTCTCGGGGTCTACGATCGCCTCACCAGCGAGTCGGACGACCTCACCGCCGAGGAGCTCGCGGCAGAGCCGGTGGCGCGTCGGCAGACCGAGCGCGACCTGATGAACATCCCGGACTGA